TAAAATACAAATCTATATAATTAGTCTATTTTAGTTTTAAGAAAGTTATATAGAAGTTTGAGTTAGTTGTATAAAATATTTGAATTGGTTATTAAACAAGAAAAAAGTAAATGATAAAATGTTTACATGAAAGGCTTTTCAAAGAACAATTAACTATAACTAAAGAAAACGATTAATAAAATTAATACAGGAGGTCTTCATTATATATTAATTAAGAAAAATGAATAATAAAAATTTGTATTATATAAAAAGATACAATAATTTAAAAATACATAAATGAAATATCAAAACATGCATTGATTTTAAGGTATATAAATAGAGAAAAATGCAATGGAGGAAATATATATGAACAGTTTAGATAAAAATAATTCTTTTAATAAAAGTGAAAAACTATCATTTAGTGAAAAATTGGCATTTGGTGGAGGAAATATTGGTGCAACTTTAGTAATGCAGACAATATCATCGTTTTTAATGTTTTTTTATACAGATGTATATAAAATAAGTGCAGTTGCTGCAGGAAGCCTATTCTTAGTAGCAAGAGTATTGGATTCAATAGTTGACTTCAGTATGGGTTATTTAGTTGATAAAACTAAAAGCAGATGGGGGAAATTTAGACCATATGTAATGTTTGGCTGCTTACCATTATGTGTATTGGGAGTGTTATGTTTTACAGTGCCAGATTTTAATGATACAGGAAAATTAATATATGCTTATGCAACATATTTATTGGTAATGGTACTTTATTCAGTTGTAACAATACCTTGCACAGCAATTTTACCTGCTATTACACAAGATCCAGATCAAAGGGTTAAACTTAACAATTATCCTCAGTTTTTAGGGATGGCAGCATTAATGTTTGTAGTAACATTTACAATGCCTTTAGTAGAAATGCTTGGTGGAGGAAACCAAGGAAAAGGTTTCTTTACTACAATGGTTATATATTGTTCAATTGCTTTATTACTTTTTATATTTTGGTCTATGAAAGTAAGAGAAAGAATTGTTATAGAAAGTAAAGAAGAATTAATATTAAAGGAAGCATTACCAACTTTATTTAAAAATAAATACTTATTATTACTAGTAGGAACGTTTGTTTTTTATATGTCAGGTTTTACTATTAGAAATACTATCCAAATGTATTATTTAATTTATTCTGTTAAAAGACCAGACTTAATACCAACTGTTGGATTACTTTCTATGCTTCCATTAATTTTAACTATACTTTTAGTTCCAGTTTTAGTTGGTAAGATTGGTAAAAAGAATGCTTTAATGCTTGGAATTGCTATTGTGTTACTTTCCAATATAGGCCAATATTTTGTTAGCTTTGATAATATAACAATGATATGTGTATTAACTGTAACAGGCGGTATTGGTGGAGGATTATTTGTACCATTGGTATGGGGAATGCTTCCAGATACAGTTGATTATGCTGATTGGAAATTTGGTAAACGTACAGAAGGGATTATAAGTTCTACATTTATATTTGCTCAAAAAGCTGCTTCAGGCTTAGCTGGGTATATTGTAGGTATTGTATTAGTATTTGTTGGTTATATTCCAAATGCTATGCAATCAGCTGAGACAATGAAAGGTATATCATTCTTATATAATATAGCAGGAGCAATTTTAGTAGGGATAGCATTAATATTTATGTTATTTTATGATTTAGATGCCAAGAAATACAATAAAATCATAGAAGATTTGCATAATAGAATAAAGAAGGATTAGTTAACAAGTATATGCAATAAATATAATTTACGATAAGTATAGAAATGGAAGGTCAATTATGAAGATAGTTAGATTGAGAACAAATCATTTTAAAAATCCACTAGGTTGTAATGTAAGTGATTTAAGTCTTTCGTGGGTCGTTGAAGAAACAAATGCTAAAAAACAAGAAAGTGCACAAGTTATTATTAGTAACAATGATAAATTTAATTTAGAATCTATAATATATGATAGCGGTAAATGCAAAGATGCTGATAGTAGATCCTTTAGACCTAATATTAAACTTGAACCATGTACTAGATATTATTGGAAGGTTAAAGTTATAGGAGATAATGGAGATTTAGCAGAAAGTGATATAGCTACATTTGAAACTGGAAAAGTGAATGAATCTTGGAATGGCATTTGGATTACACCAGATCTTAATAAAGATGTTCATCCATATATGAGAAAAGACTTTGAAGTTGATGGGAGTATTAAGTCAGCTAGAGTTTATGCAACAGCAGCAGGAATTTATGAAATGGAAATTAATGGTGAGAAAATTTCGGAAGAATATCTTCTTCCTGGATATTCTGTTTATGATTGCTGGATGCAATATCAAACTTTTGATGTTACGAAGTATCTTAAACGAGGAAAGAATGTTATAGGAGCGATGCTTGGAAAAGGATGGTTTTCAGGACGCTTTGGTCTTGGAGGGCTTGAAAATACTTATGGGGATAGAATGGCGCTTATATGTGAACTTATAATAACTAAAGAAGATGGAAGCAAAATGATTATTGCAACTGATGAAAGCTGGAAATCTCATGCTGGACCAATTTCTAAAAGTGGTATTTATGATGGAGAACATTATAATGCAAACAATGAAATAAATGATTGGTCAAAGGAAACTTGTGATGATAGCAATTGGACTGGTGTAAAGCCAATAGAATTAAAGGTTGGAGCTATGGAAGAACGTTTAAGTCCACCTATTATAAAACATGAATATTTTAAGCCAAAAAAAATAATTACACCAAAAGGAGAACTTGTTTTAGATTTTGGTCAAAATATGGCAGGTTGGGTAGAATTTGAGGTTAACCTTCCAAAGGATGCTAGAGTTTTTATGCAATATGGGGAACTACTTCAAAAAGGATATTTTTATAGAGATAATTTAAGAAGTGCAAAAGCAGAATATGAATACATTTCAAATGGTAAAAAGTCTCATGTAAGACCTCATTTTACTTATTATGGCTTCCGCTATGTAAAAGTAGATGGGATAGAAAATCTTAATCCAGATGATTTCAAAGCATATGCTATTCATTCACATATGGATGAACTCGGAGAAATTAAGACTTCAGATGAAAGAGTTAATCGTCTGATTTTAAATGCAAAATGGGGTCAAAAAGGTAATTTTGTAGATATTCCAACTGATTGTCCACAAAGAGATGAACGCATGGGATGGACTGGAGATACTCAAGTATTCTCAGGAACAGCAAGCTTTTTTACAGATACAACAGCTTTTTATAATAAGTATATGAAAGAACTTAGAGAAGAACAAAAATTAATTAATGGATCAGTACCTGTAATAATTCCACGTGTCAGAAACCAAAGAGAAGTAGGAACAGGTCATGGTTCAAGTGCTTGGGGAGATGTAGCAACTATTCTTCCATGGACTACTTATCTTTACTTTGGAGATAAATCTATGCTTGAAAAGCATTATGCTGCCATGAAAGCTTGGGTAGATTATATTATTAGAGAAGATGAAGCTGATGGTGGAAAACGTCTTTGGCAAACAGGAGACCATATAGCAGATTGGTTAGCACTTGATAATCCTGATAAAAGTGACATTTTTAATGGAGGAACAGATCAATATTATGTTGCAACTGTATACTACTATTATTCAGTAAAATTAGCTGCTGATACAGCAGAAGCTATTGGAAAGAAGGATGATGCAGAATATTATAGGAAGATTCAAAAGGAAGTTAAAGAAGCCTTTTGCAATGAATACATTACTCCAAATGGAAAGATTTCTATAGATACACAAACAGCTCATGTACTTGCATTATTTATGGATTTACTTCCAAAAGAACATATCAATAGAGTAGCTGAAGCCTTAAAGACAAAGCTAGTAGATAAAGGTATACATTTAGACACAGGATTTGTAGGAACACCTTATATATGTAGAGTGCTTTCTAGCGTAGAAGCAAATAATTTTGCTTATAAATTATTAATAAATGATGATTTTCCAAGCTGGCTTTATAGCATAAATAAGGGAGCAACTACAATTTGGGAACGTTGGAATTCAATAAATACAGATGGATCTGTAAGTAGTACTGGGATGAACAGTATGAATCATTACGCATATGGTTCGGTAGTTGAATGGATTGCTAGAGATGTGTGTGGATTAAATCCTGTTTTTGATAAACCAGGCTTTAAGAAAGCTCTTATTAAACCTCAGCCTTTTGCATACTTAAAGAATGCAAATATTAAATATAAATCAGCTTCAGGAACTTATGTGAGCAGTTGGGAACTTTCAGAAGATGAAAAAGTTAAATATGCTTTTGATGTACCATTTAATTGTGAAGCTGAAATAATTCTTCCAGATGCTAAACTTACTGATGTGGTTTTAAAAGGTGATAAACCTATTAATATTGAAGAAAGAGATGGAAATGTAATATTAAAGGTAGAGGCTGGTAAATTTGAAGCAGTGTACAAGCCAACTCAGGATTATTATCCTTGCTTAAATATAAATAGTTCACTAAAAGATGTTTTAGAAAATGAAGAAGGAATAGAAATTCTTCGTAAATATATAGGAGCGAGTTTAGATGGATTTCAAAATATTCCTGAATTACGTGATATGTCATTTAATAAACCACTTACAGCTAATCCGATTTTTGGGCCACTATCTCTTTTAAATCAAGAACAAATTGATGCATTAGCAATAGAGTTAAGCAAGTGCAGAGTTAAAATTTAAATAGAAAAAGTGTCAATTTAAGCAATATTACAGTAGATATGAGTTTGTAAGAGAAACTAAACAGAGACATGTTAGGGATGTTGTAAAATTTTATGACATCCCTATATAAATAGAAAAGATTAAAGACAGTAATTAGCGGTATTTTTATTAGCGGCTGAATATAGATTATTAGCTTCAGCATTTTTATCAATATTATTTGGTATGCTGATAGCAATTTTAAAAAAGAATATGGAGGTATGATATGAAAGTATTAGATTTTTTTAAAGTTGAAAAAATTTCAGAGAGTATTACTAGAATTTTTGGTACAACTGGTGAATTAATGTATTTAGCACAAGGAAATAATAAAGCAGCGCTTATAGATACTGGAACTGGTGTTGGTAATTTATGCGAATATGTTAAAGAACTTACGGATAAGCCGATTGTAGTAATTATTACTCATGGACATGTAGATCACGCATCTGGAGCGCCAAATTTTGAAGAAGTATACATGAATCATGCTGATGATGAAGTTTATAAGGAACATATTGATTTTGAAGTGCGTAAAGGTTATGTTCAAGCCCAATACAGAGATTTTGATAAGATTATAGAGAGTGATTATGTACAACCAAAGAGCTCCTCAGTTTATAAGGAATTAAGAGAAGGTGATACATTTGACCTCGGAGGAATAACCTTAGAAATTTATAATGCAGCAGGGCATACAAAAGGACAAATGGCAGTTCTTTTTAAGGAAGATAGAATATTAATGACTGGAGATGCGGCAAATCAAGCAACTTTTCTATTTGATAAATATTCCCTTGGGATAACTAGTTATGAAAAATCCATGAAAGATTTATTATCAAAAACTGAAGGAAAATTTGATAAGATACTTTTATCTCATGGAACAGGTGATGCACCAAAGGAATTATTAGAAAATATTATTAGTTTGTGCGAGGATATTAAGACTGGAAATTCTGATGATATACCATTTGATTTTATGGGTCAGAGAGCATATATTGCAAAAAAGGCAAATGAAAAATTTGAGCGTATTGATGGTAAATTTGGAAATATAATTTATTCAAAAGAAAAAGTTAATAAGTAAGTCTAATAAAAGGATGTATGTTGTAAAGAAGTTTGGATTATAAAAAACAGTATGTATTCAAAATAGATTTAGTTAATAAAGTTTTGCCATAATACTGTGGCAAAACTTTGCTTGAACAGAAGCTGTATTAAGAAAAATAATAATATATAATACGTATAGGCAGGTGAGCGTATGTATTTAAACGATAAACGTTTTTTAAAATTATTTAAATTACTTTCTAATAGTAAAGCTCCTTTGAAAAGTGAGGAGATATGTGAGAAATTAGATATTGCACCAAGAACTTTACGGAATGATATTAAAAAGTATAAATCAATATTTTCAGAAAATGGGGTTGTATTAGTATCTAAACCAGGAGTTGGATATTCCTTTGAGATTTTTGATAAAGATTTATATTATAAATTTATTCAAGAAATTGTAAAAAACGAAACGCAAGGGCAGTATTTAATACCAGTTTATCCAGAAGAGAGAATAAATTATTTAATAAAATTATTGTTAAGTACTGATAACTATATAAAAATAGAAGAATTAGAGGAACAACTTTTTGTAAGTCGTTCAACTTTAACAAATGATTTAAAAGAAGTTAGGGAAAGGCTTGAATATTATCATTTAGATATTGAAAATAAACCTAACTATGGAATGAAAATTATTGGCGAAGAATTTAATAAAAGAGCATGTATTTCAAAATATTATTTTTACACAGACACATATGATACTGTTGTCTTAAATACAGTAAAAGAAGAGAATAAAGAGCTTATTAATAAAATATTGTATGATACTATCACTAAAACTGATTTTACACTTACGGATATAGGTTTTCAAAATCTTGTGATACATCTTGTAATTGTACTAATGAGAATTGATAAATCAATCGAGGATGAAAAAATTGAAGATATCTATAAAAATCTAGAATATGAAAAAGAATTCAAAATAGCATGTTTACTTGTAAGTAAGTTAGAAGCACAATTCAATGTAAAGTTCCCTAAAAAGGAAATATACTATATAACAATTCATTTATTGGGTAAAAAATCATTACAATATAGTAATGATGCTTTAGCGATTAGCCAGGACACCCAAGATCTGATGAATTATATATTTAAACATATAAAACAAAACTTCAAATTAGATTTTTCACAAAATTTTGAACTATTTACTTGTTTAGCCCTGCATTTCCAACCTATGATGAATCGTTTAAAATATGGGCTTTATATTGATAATCCTTTAATTGATAAGATTAAAAATGAAAATCAATTAGCGTTTGAAATATCTCTATATGTTGGAAGTATTATTAAGGAAGTAAAAAAGTTTGATGTTAATGTTAATGAAATTGGATATATTGCATTACATTTTGCATTGGCTCTTGAAAGGCTTCACGAAGAAGTAAGAAGTAAAAATATAATTGTTGTATGTGCAAGTGGAGCCGGAAGTTCACAAATTTTATTATATAAATTAAAACAAAAATTCAAAAACTATATTAATAATATAAAAGTGGCAAAACTATATGAATTATTAGATATAGACCAAAGTAAATATGATTACATTATATCAACTGTTCCAATTGTAATTAATACTCAGATCCCTGTCATTAATGTACAATATTTTTTAGATGAAAACGATGTTGAATTAATAAAAAACATATTTGCTGAAAATGAAAATGACTATTCTTTCATAAATGAATACTTTAAGGAAAACTTGTTTTTTAAAGATTTAAAAGGAACTACAAAAGAAGAAGTACTTAAAAATATGTGTTATGCAATCAATAAAGAAATTGATATTCCATTAGATTTTTATAATTTAGTTATGGAAAGGGAAGAGATGGCATCAACAGAATTTGGCAATAATATTGCACTGCCACATCCGATTACACCTATAACTAATTCAACTTTTGTAGCTATAGGAATGCTTGAGAAATCAATAAAATGGGATAAACAACAGGTAAAGTTTGTGTTTTTAATCAGTACACAAAAGGATAATACTGAATCTTTAAGTTTATTTAATGAGAGCATAACTGCTTTAGTTTTTAATAAGAAGGCAATGGTTAAATTAGAAAAGGAACCAACTTTAGAGAATTTTAAAGATATTATAAAAGAAATGGCTATGCAAGAAAGAGAAAATACTATTGACAATATATTCGAATAATAAGCTTAGTTATTTTATAAAAGGAGAATTTATATATGAGAATAGTAATTTGTTGCTCCCAAGGAATGTCATCGAGTATATTTGTCAGAGCCTTACGAAAAGAGATAAAGGAAGAAAATTTAAAATACACTGTAGCATCAATAGGTATATTTGAATTATCAAAATATATAGATAAGGTTGATGTTGTGCTT
The window above is part of the Clostridium saccharoperbutylacetonicum N1-4(HMT) genome. Proteins encoded here:
- a CDS encoding BglG family transcription antiterminator — its product is MYLNDKRFLKLFKLLSNSKAPLKSEEICEKLDIAPRTLRNDIKKYKSIFSENGVVLVSKPGVGYSFEIFDKDLYYKFIQEIVKNETQGQYLIPVYPEERINYLIKLLLSTDNYIKIEELEEQLFVSRSTLTNDLKEVRERLEYYHLDIENKPNYGMKIIGEEFNKRACISKYYFYTDTYDTVVLNTVKEENKELINKILYDTITKTDFTLTDIGFQNLVIHLVIVLMRIDKSIEDEKIEDIYKNLEYEKEFKIACLLVSKLEAQFNVKFPKKEIYYITIHLLGKKSLQYSNDALAISQDTQDLMNYIFKHIKQNFKLDFSQNFELFTCLALHFQPMMNRLKYGLYIDNPLIDKIKNENQLAFEISLYVGSIIKEVKKFDVNVNEIGYIALHFALALERLHEEVRSKNIIVVCASGAGSSQILLYKLKQKFKNYINNIKVAKLYELLDIDQSKYDYIISTVPIVINTQIPVINVQYFLDENDVELIKNIFAENENDYSFINEYFKENLFFKDLKGTTKEEVLKNMCYAINKEIDIPLDFYNLVMEREEMASTEFGNNIALPHPITPITNSTFVAIGMLEKSIKWDKQQVKFVFLISTQKDNTESLSLFNESITALVFNKKAMVKLEKEPTLENFKDIIKEMAMQERENTIDNIFE
- a CDS encoding MFS transporter, translated to MNSLDKNNSFNKSEKLSFSEKLAFGGGNIGATLVMQTISSFLMFFYTDVYKISAVAAGSLFLVARVLDSIVDFSMGYLVDKTKSRWGKFRPYVMFGCLPLCVLGVLCFTVPDFNDTGKLIYAYATYLLVMVLYSVVTIPCTAILPAITQDPDQRVKLNNYPQFLGMAALMFVVTFTMPLVEMLGGGNQGKGFFTTMVIYCSIALLLFIFWSMKVRERIVIESKEELILKEALPTLFKNKYLLLLVGTFVFYMSGFTIRNTIQMYYLIYSVKRPDLIPTVGLLSMLPLILTILLVPVLVGKIGKKNALMLGIAIVLLSNIGQYFVSFDNITMICVLTVTGGIGGGLFVPLVWGMLPDTVDYADWKFGKRTEGIISSTFIFAQKAASGLAGYIVGIVLVFVGYIPNAMQSAETMKGISFLYNIAGAILVGIALIFMLFYDLDAKKYNKIIEDLHNRIKKD
- a CDS encoding PTS sugar transporter subunit IIB, whose protein sequence is MRIVICCSQGMSSSIFVRALRKEIKEENLKYTVASIGIFELSKYIDKVDVVLLAPQVKYAFKDISQISKTYSVPTILINEGDYGIMNVKKVLKYIKNEHNLK
- a CDS encoding MBL fold metallo-hydrolase; amino-acid sequence: MKVLDFFKVEKISESITRIFGTTGELMYLAQGNNKAALIDTGTGVGNLCEYVKELTDKPIVVIITHGHVDHASGAPNFEEVYMNHADDEVYKEHIDFEVRKGYVQAQYRDFDKIIESDYVQPKSSSVYKELREGDTFDLGGITLEIYNAAGHTKGQMAVLFKEDRILMTGDAANQATFLFDKYSLGITSYEKSMKDLLSKTEGKFDKILLSHGTGDAPKELLENIISLCEDIKTGNSDDIPFDFMGQRAYIAKKANEKFERIDGKFGNIIYSKEKVNK
- a CDS encoding alpha-L-rhamnosidase, giving the protein MKIVRLRTNHFKNPLGCNVSDLSLSWVVEETNAKKQESAQVIISNNDKFNLESIIYDSGKCKDADSRSFRPNIKLEPCTRYYWKVKVIGDNGDLAESDIATFETGKVNESWNGIWITPDLNKDVHPYMRKDFEVDGSIKSARVYATAAGIYEMEINGEKISEEYLLPGYSVYDCWMQYQTFDVTKYLKRGKNVIGAMLGKGWFSGRFGLGGLENTYGDRMALICELIITKEDGSKMIIATDESWKSHAGPISKSGIYDGEHYNANNEINDWSKETCDDSNWTGVKPIELKVGAMEERLSPPIIKHEYFKPKKIITPKGELVLDFGQNMAGWVEFEVNLPKDARVFMQYGELLQKGYFYRDNLRSAKAEYEYISNGKKSHVRPHFTYYGFRYVKVDGIENLNPDDFKAYAIHSHMDELGEIKTSDERVNRLILNAKWGQKGNFVDIPTDCPQRDERMGWTGDTQVFSGTASFFTDTTAFYNKYMKELREEQKLINGSVPVIIPRVRNQREVGTGHGSSAWGDVATILPWTTYLYFGDKSMLEKHYAAMKAWVDYIIREDEADGGKRLWQTGDHIADWLALDNPDKSDIFNGGTDQYYVATVYYYYSVKLAADTAEAIGKKDDAEYYRKIQKEVKEAFCNEYITPNGKISIDTQTAHVLALFMDLLPKEHINRVAEALKTKLVDKGIHLDTGFVGTPYICRVLSSVEANNFAYKLLINDDFPSWLYSINKGATTIWERWNSINTDGSVSSTGMNSMNHYAYGSVVEWIARDVCGLNPVFDKPGFKKALIKPQPFAYLKNANIKYKSASGTYVSSWELSEDEKVKYAFDVPFNCEAEIILPDAKLTDVVLKGDKPINIEERDGNVILKVEAGKFEAVYKPTQDYYPCLNINSSLKDVLENEEGIEILRKYIGASLDGFQNIPELRDMSFNKPLTANPIFGPLSLLNQEQIDALAIELSKCRVKI